TTGCGTGTTTTGCAGCTTTGGGGAACGCTTGGGCGGTGATGGTCTTGCGCTTTAAATTTGCGCGGCGTTTCTGGACCCACGGCAAAATCAGTTTTTGATTTACCTCTAACGCATAGGCCGGAGGCTTCAGGCCATTTTCACGGATAATGGCATGGGCGCTGGCATTGGGGGCATTGGGGCCAAAACGCCGGGCAATGGCATAGACCGTATCGCCCCTTGCCACGACATAAACCCGAATGGCGGGAATACGCAGTCTCGTGCCAGCGCTTAAGCCATAGGGTGGTGACAGATGATTGGCCTCAATTAGGGCCCGCAGGGGAACTTTTTCTCTGCGTGAAATTTTATACAGGCTTTCGCCCTTTTTAACCCGGATGGTGGTGCGGCGAGATGTGGTGATGGACCCCCCAGCAGGTACTTGTTGGGTGCGGGTCATTTTGTTTTGGGGCTGCGTCCCATAATAGTTGGAGGCTTTGTTCGACACAGGGGCTGGCGGTGATGTGCGCGCAAAGCACCCACCAAGGGCCGCAATCAAAATCAGGGGAATAATGGTTTTATAAATTTTACCCATGCCAGAGCCTAATAGAGCTTTTGACTAATCTCAATGCCAAGCTCTGTGCCCTGCTCTGTTATTCACGTGTTGGCCGCACTGACCAGTGGCACAAAGCGTACGGGGCAAATGCTTTCCTGGCTAATCTCACCTTCTGCATTTTTGCGAAATTTCCAAAGCTGTTGATCAATGGGTGATGATCCGATGGGAATGATCAAGATGCCATCGGGGGCCAGTTGGTCGAAAAAGGCCTTGGGGGCTTCATCCTTGGCAGCGGCCGTGACAATGATGCGATCAAAGGGGGCTTGAGCAGGCCAGCCTTTGGAACCGTCACCGGCCATGGTGGTGATATTGGTGTAATTCAATTGGGTCAGCCTGCGGGTGGTTTCGGCCAACAATGTTTTGTGGCGTTCAATCGAATAGATGCGGCGACACAGCTGAGACAAGACAGCTGCTTGATAACCACACCCCGTGCCGATCTCCAGAACCTTCATCCGCTTGCCGACTTCCAGAGCCTGGGTCATTAGGCCAACAATCAGCGGTTGGCTGATGGTCTGGCCTTCGCCAATGGGAAGGGCTGTATTTTCATAGGCACGATCGGCAAATTGATCAGGCACAAATTTTTCACGGGCCACCCGTTCAATGGCACCCAGCACGTCTGGGTCTTTCACGCCTTCGGCGCGCAATTCCATGATCAATCTGATTTGGCGGGGTTCAGCCATCGCCCAGTTTGATTTCCTGGATGCCACCCATATAGGGCCAAAGGGCTTCGGGCACGTTGATGGTGCCATCTGCGGTTTGTCCATTTTCCATGACGGCAATCAGCGTGCGGCCAACGGCCAACCCGGAACCATTCAGGGTATGCACAAACTGGGGGCTTTTCTTGTCGCCATCAGGCCGGAACCGGGTGTTCATGCGCCGGGCCTGAAAATCCCCGCAATTGGAACAGCTAGAGATTTCACGATAGGCATTTTGGCCCGGCAGCCAAACTTCAATGTCATAGGTCTTGCGTGCCGAAAACCCAAGATCGCCCGTTGCCAGGGTGACAACCCGGTAGGCCAGGTTCAGGCGCTTTAAAATGTCTTCGGCAGCACCGGTCATGCGTTCATGTTCATCCATGGATTGGTCAGGTCGAACAATGGACACCAGTTCCACCTTGTCAAATTGGTGCTGGCGGATCATGCCGTGGGTGTCTTTGCCCGAAGCCCCTGCTTCTGATCTGAAACATGGTGTCAGCGCGGTAACCCGCATGGGCAGCGCATCTTCACCCAGAATATCTTCACGTACCAAATTGGTAAGCGGAACCTCTGCCGTTGGGATCAGCCAATGCCCGGTAGTTGTGGAAAAAAGGTCATCGGCAAATTTTGGCAATTGGCCGGTCCCGAACAATGCTTCATCGCGGACCAAAAATGGTGGTGCGATTTCGGTATAGCCATTTTCGGACGTTTGTATGTCGAGCATGAACGCCCCAAGGGCGCGTTCAAGCCGTGCCAAGGCACCTTTCAGGACAACAAAGCGCGATCCAGACATGCGCGCAGCCTGTTCAAAATCCATCAATCCTAAATTGGTGCCGAGTTCAAAATGTTCTTTGGGGTCAAAATCCAATGTGGGCACGTCGCCGATTTTGCGAATTTCGACATTGTCGCTTTCATCCGCACCATCGGGCGTGTCATCGGCGGGCAGGTTGGGAATGATCGAAAGGGCATCTTTCAAGATAGCGCCAGCTTCGATGACGTCGGCTTCGGCCTCAGTCAGGGCGTCTTTGTCCTTGGCCACCTGGGCGATGATGTCAGCAGCATCTTCGCCTTTTGATTTCAAGGCACCGATTTGTTTAGAAAGAGCATTGCGCCGGGTCTGGATTTCCTGAGCCATGCCCGTGGCTTCGCGCCGGGCTGCATCCAGCGCGATCAGGGCTTGGGCTTGCGGTTCCAGCCCACGGCGCGCCATGCCTTGATCAAAGGCATCAGGGTTTTTACGAATCCAGCGTATATCAAACATTACAGGTGCCTATTTATTATCGTCATCGTCATCTTCGTCATCATTATCACCCTCATCATCCCAGTCATCATCCATTTTTTGGGCACGGCTTTGGGCAATTCTGACGGCGATAATTGAAATTTCATAAAGCACGATGATGGGCAACGCCAGCCCCACTTGAGAGATAACATCCGGTGGGGTCAGGACGGCGGCAACAACAAAGGTAATGACAAGGGCGTATTTACGTTTGGCGGCCAGCGTTTCTGCCGTAACCAGCCCGGCCCGGCCCATCAATGTCAGGGCAACGGGAAGCTGGAAACAAATGCCAAAGGCAAAGATCAGTTTCATCACCAATGCCAGATATTCAGCAACCCGGGCTTCCAGCTGTATCGGCAATTGGCCCGGCCCACCGGGTGTCTCAAAACTGACGAAAAATGCCCAGGCCAGCGGAAAGATGAAATAGTAAACAAGCGCGCCGCCCATAAAGAATAAAATGGGTGTTGCGGCTAAAAATGGCAGGAAGGCTTTCTTTTCATTCCGATACAGCCCCGGTGCGATGAACATCCAAAGCTGCATGGAAATAAAAGGAAAGGACAGGAATGCACCCGCCCACAGCGACACTTTGACATAAGTGAAAAACGTCTCCGTCAGGCCGGTAAAGATCATGCGCCGCCCCGGTTCACCGTTGTAAACATCGGCTAAGGGGCGAACCAGAAAGGCAAAAATTTCATCGGCAAAGGCGTAGCACGCAAGAAAGGCCACAAGCAGGGCTGCGAATGAATAGATCAACCGGTTGCGCAATTCCAACAGGTGATCCAGCAACGCCATCTTTTGCGCTTTCAGGGGATCTGGCTGATCTGGATGGATGGTGTTCACTTAAGCTTTTTCCTCAGGTGTGCCGGTTTTGTCTTTTTTTGGCGCGGGGGCATCTTGTGATTTTTCTGAAGGACCTGCGATTGCTTCGACATCATCTTTGTCTGTTTGGGCATCGGCGTTAATGCCATCGGCCAGTTCCCCTTTAGGGTCGATGGCTTTTTCGATTTCTTCATCCATTCTGAAATCACGAAGGGCATTCATCTCATCGCGAACGCCATCAACGCCAGAATCGCGTGCCATTTCTTCGATGTTTTCCTGAAAGTGTCGGCCCATGGCCCGCATTTGGGAAATCCATTTCCCGATGGTGTGCAAGACCCCGGGCAGGTCTTTTGGTCCGATGACAACGACCATCACGATAATGACGACCATCATCTCTACCCAGCCGATATCAAACATGTGCGCTTACCCGCTCAGGGTGGTTAAACACCACCGATGAGCTTAACCTTTTTTGTTTTCGACTTCGGCTTTTTCAGATTTAGCCGAAGATGTGGCCGTGCCGGAAGATTTACTTCCTTCAAGGTCTTTTTTGTCCCCGTCTTCATCAGCCATGCCAGATTTGAAATTTTTGATGCCCTTGGCAACATCACCCATAACATGGGGCAATTTGCCTGCGCCAAAAATGATAAGGACAATGGCCAAAATAATTACGACCTGCCAGACGCCAATGCTCATGGTGCTACTCCGTTTATGGATGCCTTCAATTGGCACGGATAATGGCAGAAAGATGGAGGCAGGGCAACGGAGGGCAACAGAACCCTTAGGGGCGGCTGTTATCGGCCCCGGTATCACTGAAATTGGTGCGGATAGAACCCCCGTCATTTAACCTGCCACTGTCTGAATTGCTCAGCCCCGGGAAAACAAAGGTTTGATCGGGGTCCAGTGTCACCGTGATATGGGACCCTGTTTCGGGGATATAATGCCCGGCGGTGCGGGATCGAAGCTGAATGTTTGTGCCCCTGAAATCCCCAAAATCAAGGGTTGTCAGGATTGAACGTCGCAAAAACCGGGAGCCTTTGACGCAAGCCTCCGCCTTGCCAATGCCGCCTTTCGCATCGAAGCGAAGGCTTTCGGGCCGGATAAAGACCTCTGCCGGGGCGTTGTCGGGAAGCCCCGGTGCGGGGATCGGGCCAAAGGGCGTTTCAACATGGCCTTTTTCAACCACCCCGCTGAAGACGTTGCTGGATGCAAAAAACCGGACCGCAAAGGGGCTGTTGGGCTTGCAATATAATTCTTCAGGGTTTCCTGATTGGACGATTTCACCCTTGTTCATCAAGGCAATGTGATCACAAAGATACATGGCTTCTTCTGGATCATGGGTGACAAGAATGGCTGCTGTCCCCTGCTCGCTCAGAATGCGCAAGGTGTCGTTGCGAATGACGCCGCGAAGATCAGGATCAAGGCCGGAAAAAGGTTCATCCAAAAGCACCAGTTTCGGGCTCGGGGCCAAAGCACGGGCCAGGGCGACCCGCTGCTGCTGGCCACCAGATAATTGATGAGGATAGACATCGGCATATTTGGCCATGCCGACTTGTTCCAGAACTTCCATGGTGCGGCGCTTTTGCTCCCCTTTGGGACGGTTTTCAATCCCAAACACCACGTTTTTGTAAACGTTGAGATGTGGAAACAAGGCGTAGTCCTGAAACACCAGCCCAATGCCTCTGTTTTCAGGGGGGATTTCTGCGTCTCCGCCAGCAAGAACCGTTTCATCCATGGTGATGCGCCCGACTTGCAATTCTTCTAAACCGGCAATCAGGCGAAGGGTTGTCGTCTTGCCGCACCCCGACGGGCCAATCAAGGCCATGACTTCGCCCCGGTTCATCTTCAGG
This is a stretch of genomic DNA from Rhodospirillales bacterium. It encodes these proteins:
- the tatC gene encoding twin-arginine translocase subunit TatC, translating into MALLDHLLELRNRLIYSFAALLVAFLACYAFADEIFAFLVRPLADVYNGEPGRRMIFTGLTETFFTYVKVSLWAGAFLSFPFISMQLWMFIAPGLYRNEKKAFLPFLAATPILFFMGGALVYYFIFPLAWAFFVSFETPGGPGQLPIQLEARVAEYLALVMKLIFAFGICFQLPVALTLMGRAGLVTAETLAAKRKYALVITFVVAAVLTPPDVISQVGLALPIIVLYEISIIAVRIAQSRAQKMDDDWDDEGDNDDEDDDDDNK
- the serS gene encoding serine--tRNA ligase; amino-acid sequence: MFDIRWIRKNPDAFDQGMARRGLEPQAQALIALDAARREATGMAQEIQTRRNALSKQIGALKSKGEDAADIIAQVAKDKDALTEAEADVIEAGAILKDALSIIPNLPADDTPDGADESDNVEIRKIGDVPTLDFDPKEHFELGTNLGLMDFEQAARMSGSRFVVLKGALARLERALGAFMLDIQTSENGYTEIAPPFLVRDEALFGTGQLPKFADDLFSTTTGHWLIPTAEVPLTNLVREDILGEDALPMRVTALTPCFRSEAGASGKDTHGMIRQHQFDKVELVSIVRPDQSMDEHERMTGAAEDILKRLNLAYRVVTLATGDLGFSARKTYDIEVWLPGQNAYREISSCSNCGDFQARRMNTRFRPDGDKKSPQFVHTLNGSGLAVGRTLIAVMENGQTADGTINVPEALWPYMGGIQEIKLGDG
- a CDS encoding ABC transporter ATP-binding protein; this encodes MLEHISHAFEDGELVLNDISLKMNRGEVMALIGPSGCGKTTTLRLIAGLEELQVGRITMDETVLAGGDAEIPPENRGIGLVFQDYALFPHLNVYKNVVFGIENRPKGEQKRRTMEVLEQVGMAKYADVYPHQLSGGQQQRVALARALAPSPKLVLLDEPFSGLDPDLRGVIRNDTLRILSEQGTAAILVTHDPEEAMYLCDHIALMNKGEIVQSGNPEELYCKPNSPFAVRFFASSNVFSGVVEKGHVETPFGPIPAPGLPDNAPAEVFIRPESLRFDAKGGIGKAEACVKGSRFLRRSILTTLDFGDFRGTNIQLRSRTAGHYIPETGSHITVTLDPDQTFVFPGLSNSDSGRLNDGGSIRTNFSDTGADNSRP
- a CDS encoding peptidoglycan DD-metalloendopeptidase family protein, producing MGKIYKTIIPLILIAALGGCFARTSPPAPVSNKASNYYGTQPQNKMTRTQQVPAGGSITTSRRTTIRVKKGESLYKISRREKVPLRALIEANHLSPPYGLSAGTRLRIPAIRVYVVARGDTVYAIARRFGPNAPNASAHAIIRENGLKPPAYALEVNQKLILPWVQKRRANLKRKTITAQAFPKAAKHAKATNRTASKPRKKTRTRLRAPPPRSSRVFRWPLRGRILSRFGGKGGGLYNDGINIAARRGTPVHAVENGVVAYVGNELRGYGNLLLVRHSGGWVSAYAHNGKLLVKKGQVVRRGQAIARVGQSGTVSQPQLHFELRRGRRAVNPKRYLATRS
- the tatB gene encoding twin-arginine translocase subunit TatB yields the protein MFDIGWVEMMVVIIVMVVVIGPKDLPGVLHTIGKWISQMRAMGRHFQENIEEMARDSGVDGVRDEMNALRDFRMDEEIEKAIDPKGELADGINADAQTDKDDVEAIAGPSEKSQDAPAPKKDKTGTPEEKA
- a CDS encoding protein-L-isoaspartate(D-aspartate) O-methyltransferase, translating into MAEPRQIRLIMELRAEGVKDPDVLGAIERVAREKFVPDQFADRAYENTALPIGEGQTISQPLIVGLMTQALEVGKRMKVLEIGTGCGYQAAVLSQLCRRIYSIERHKTLLAETTRRLTQLNYTNITTMAGDGSKGWPAQAPFDRIIVTAAAKDEAPKAFFDQLAPDGILIIPIGSSPIDQQLWKFRKNAEGEISQESICPVRFVPLVSAANT
- the tatA gene encoding twin-arginine translocase TatA/TatE family subunit; translated protein: MSIGVWQVVIILAIVLIIFGAGKLPHVMGDVAKGIKNFKSGMADEDGDKKDLEGSKSSGTATSSAKSEKAEVENKKG